In Rhizobium sp. BT03, the sequence GTGGATGTGCCAGTCGGTATCGGCGAGGATCCGGCCATTGTCGTTGAGACGGTCGTAGATCGCCGGCGGGACGTCGGTGCCGGTATGAGGGAAGGCGAGGATGACGGGGGAGGTGCCCCGATGGATTTCGAAGACGGGGGTGCTCATGGGCAGAGCGCTCCGGCGTCTGGGGCATCACGCCCCTCTGTCCTGCCGGACCCGGGGTCGAGCCGCGGGTCTCGACCCGTCCTTCGGACCCCCACAAGGGGGGAGATCGGCAAGTAGATGAGACTTCCCCAAACAATCGATGTTGGAGCGAGCGGGTCTGCCCAGCCGATCTCCCCACCTGTGGGGGAGATGCCCGGCAGGGCAGAGGGGGGTACCAAGTGCACATACATCAAGATCAACCCTCCAAAACCGGCAAGATGCCATTCGAAACGGCGGCATTCAGCGCGCCCGTCGCCACCAGTTCAGCGGCGGCGGCGAGATCGCCCGCCATGTAGCGGTCGACGTCGAGGCTCGGCACCTGGCTGCGGATTGCGGCGATCGCCTTCAAAAGCTCTGGGCTCGTTGACAGCGGCGCACGCAGTTCGACGCCCTGGGCAGCGGTCAGCGCCTCGATGCCGATGATGGCGAACAGGTTCTCGGTCATGCCGAGCAGGCGGCGGGCGCCGTGGCAGGCCATCGAGACATGGTCTTCCTGATTGGCCGAAGTCGGCGTCGAATCGACCGAGGCCGGGTGCGACATCTGCTTGTTCTCGGACATCAGCGCTGCCGAGGTGACCTCGGCGATCATCAGGCCGGAATTCAGGCCCGGCTTCTTGGCGAGGAAGGCCGGCAGGCCGTAGGAGAGGGTGGGATCGACTAGCAGCGCGATGCGGCGTTGCGAGATGGCGCCGATTTCGCAGACGGCGAGCGCGATCTGGTCGGCGGCAAAGGCGACCGGTTCGGCGTGGAAATTGCCGCCTGAGACGACGGAATTGTCCGACAGCACCAGCGGATTATCGGTGACCGCGTTGGCTTCGATCTCCAGCGTGCGGGCGACCGAGCGCAAGAGATCGAGGCAGGCGCCGTCGACCTGCGGCTGGCAGCGGATGCAATAGGGATCCTGCACGCGCTCGTCGCCCTCGATATGGCTCTGGCGAATGACGGAGTTTTCGAGCAGGCCGCGAAGCGCGGCTGCGGTATCGATCTGGCCCTTATGGCCGCGCAGCGTATGGATATCGGCATGGAAGGGCGCCGAAGAGCCCATCGCCGCATCGGTCGACATGGCGCCGGTGATGAGCGCCGACTGCGCGGCGCGATGCGTACGGAAAAGGCCGGCGAGCGCCAGCGCCGTCGAAGTCTGCGTGCCGTTGATCAGCGCCAAGCCCTCCTTGGCGGCGAGAACGACTGGCTTCAGCCCGGCCCTCGCAAGGGCCTCGGCGCCCGACAGACGTTCGCCGGCGAAGAAGGCTTCGGCCTCGCCCATCATCACCGCGGCCATATGGGCGAGCGGCGCAAGATCGCCAGAGGCGCCGACCGAGCCCTTTTCCGGGATCAGCGGGATGACGCCCCTTTCGAGCATGCCTTCGATCAGCCGCACCAGCTCCAGCCGCACGCCGGAGGCGCCGCGGCCGAGCGAGACCAGCTTCAGCGCCATGATCAGCCGCACGATATTTTCCGGCAGTGGCGCGCCGACGCCGCAGCAATGCGAGAGGATGAGATTGCGCTGCAGCGTGGCGACGTCGGCGCTGTCGATCTTGATCGAGGCGAGTTTCCCGAAGCCGGTGTTGATGCCATAGACCGGCGCATTGCCGGCGGCGATCTCGGCGATGCGGGCGGCAGCCTTGGCGATGCCCACATCGAAGGAATGATCGAGCCTGGCCGGCTCACCCGTCCAGTAAATGATCTCCAGATCCTTGAGCGAGACGGAGCCCGGGTGGAGCGTAATGGTCATCGGCCGTTCCTTTCGCCCTTGAAGACGCGTGTATGAAGTGGGTTGAAGCCGATGCGGTAGACGAGCTCGGCGAGGCTCTCGACATCCCAGACGGCGAGATCGGCGGATTTGCCGGCTTCGAGCGTTCCGGTCTCGCCGATGAGGCCGAGCGCGCGGGCACCTTCGCGGGTGGCGCCGGCGATGCATTCCTCGACGGTCAGGCCGAACAGCGTCGCCGA encodes:
- the hutH gene encoding histidine ammonia-lyase; this translates as MTITLHPGSVSLKDLEIIYWTGEPARLDHSFDVGIAKAAARIAEIAAGNAPVYGINTGFGKLASIKIDSADVATLQRNLILSHCCGVGAPLPENIVRLIMALKLVSLGRGASGVRLELVRLIEGMLERGVIPLIPEKGSVGASGDLAPLAHMAAVMMGEAEAFFAGERLSGAEALARAGLKPVVLAAKEGLALINGTQTSTALALAGLFRTHRAAQSALITGAMSTDAAMGSSAPFHADIHTLRGHKGQIDTAAALRGLLENSVIRQSHIEGDERVQDPYCIRCQPQVDGACLDLLRSVARTLEIEANAVTDNPLVLSDNSVVSGGNFHAEPVAFAADQIALAVCEIGAISQRRIALLVDPTLSYGLPAFLAKKPGLNSGLMIAEVTSAALMSENKQMSHPASVDSTPTSANQEDHVSMACHGARRLLGMTENLFAIIGIEALTAAQGVELRAPLSTSPELLKAIAAIRSQVPSLDVDRYMAGDLAAAAELVATGALNAAVSNGILPVLEG